The following proteins come from a genomic window of Asterias amurensis chromosome 15, ASM3211899v1:
- the LOC139948510 gene encoding gem-associated protein 4-like: protein MMYFEAEIALLQSSFYCFTDCTNEALPLEQRVNVNAVCHAIKEVVRGLDRDRSDGEKLHWHFKLHAILLCKLLKKRKNQKCRKNRMAETEEERRKPHPRPSMKSDSHNVVDCAMKGFDGVMRAIPDCVDLDLYLAVAKNLEWGYLCSQVLLSLHSEVAKDLLQDILSTCISEGHQEFLMSILISVLKQVHLDTKKPEIRTTTNKPSCTAADGTGALQLVMSTCQQILTMKSEITKKTKRSEVIEALKECLTNLVHELFPTERHPEVNVTDPTKHSTKAHPLLSLLSTGSNCPSEVYSLHQICSTNLADHLCSSPYKEEVKTASLADGSKEEDSTKSVNSNSLLVAVSTLVSTLRDILLEDWTDFFMIPSSDVLLCEEMASSVSNIPHSPLDAPNEIARLGRSTLQSLQRLGHHLDQLSPETTHSIQKHCNDLIGCISGQLDQWGDVEDEMTSAGSATDTYSRNTWLEEAIGKVDGRLNEYEDYLGQLLSSHDLWEEESWIECLERNTAILANPRFVKQLIDIVMVMDQQYFSEGIIQRVLKVFLASYAPLPFLLQNTLRDHLWTQSAGVTIFTRHPVQNVDHELTSIFNRLVALAQGLENTEVFRALSCVAIQSPTKTLHQAVQRAVSNASVCQAVCQVLQAMPSLATFKLHGDQWPLLCHLILEAGGNLSTSTNEEANLLQLVTTILQPYRPFLDPLCPFWMPPVLSTQAVCQVCVLPNLETSPQNGGRMDIMTALKLLKELLNIRNNSDPMINVLGSSPFPIMLCLCDLLDGCHLLWDGVVTAAQSTDVKEVVLCLLGWIARIIKEKHNQGNNCAEHGVAWLLNRVSVTLHWTTSLYLNELLSELLPQQKKTIPECLFDICNFPDPAWYPVASDDTSRALPLVETLTDLLQCSRVSDKMVDILVQGLQVKEIPHQSFQEALTLALVQVLPHCIMGEWQCIMGMLKQLLANEVLCVPCSTQFLTELPMVNISGFKVHLSLSQLLLSVMQLLTSPCCQDWATPQLLHHVTRCHVNTMQNLTSEILTSDLHNESARLFVIGQFFCHTCEVISVLPTHELKEQVFVLTLQFMSHLEEMMNHSKDVNQEWTNQKALLELIANQKLAGEQKRTLLQKIINIS from the exons ATGATGTATTTTGAAGCTGAAATTGCTCTTCTTCAGAGCAGTTTTTATTGCTTTACCGACTGCACAAACGAGGCATTGCCGTTGGAACAGCGGGTAAACGTCAACGCTGTGTGTCACGCAATAAAAGAGGTAGTCCGAGGTCTGGACAGGGATCGGAGCGATGGTGAGAAACTGCACTGGCACTTCAAGCTTCATGCTATCTTACTTTGCAAGttgcttaaaaaaagaaaaaatcaaaaatgcAGAAAAAACAGAATGGCAGAAACAGAAGAAGAGAGAAGAAAACCACATCCACGTCCTTCGATGAAATCTGACAGTCACAATGTTGTCGACTGTGCAATGAAGGGTTTTGATGGAGTTATGAGAGCGATACCAGATTGTGTTGATCTTGATCTCTACCTTGCAGTAGCCAAGAATTTGGAATGGGGATATCTTTGTTCACAG GTACTCCTCTCACTTCATAGTGAAGTGGCCAAGGATTTGCTTCAAGACATCTTGTCAACCTGCATCTCTGAGGGTCATCAGGAGTTCCTCATGAGTATCCTGATAAGCGTTCTTAAGCAAGTTCATCTTGACACTAAAAAACCTGAAATTCGCAccacaacaaacaaaccatCATGCACTGCTGCTGATGGTACTGGAGCTCTTCAACTAGTCATGTCTACCTGCCAGCAAATCCTCACAATGAAATCCGAGATTACCAAAAAGacaaagagatctgaggtgattgaAGCCTTAAAGGAATGTCTCACCAACCTAGTCCATGAATTGTTTCCAACAGAAAGACATCCAGAAGTTAACGTTACAGATCCCACAAAACATTCAACAAAAGCACACCCATTACTGTCACTACTAAGTACAGGCTCAAACTGTCCGAGTGAAGTTTACTCTCTTCACCAAATCTGTTCAACAAATCTTGCAGATCATCTTTGTTCTTCTCCTTATAAAGAGGAAGTCAAAACTGCATCACTGGCAGACGGTAGTAAAGAGGAAGACAGTACAAAGTCTGTAAACTCAAACTCCTTACTAGTAGCTGTGTCGACTTTGGTTTCTACTTTACGAGATATCCTACTTGAAGACTGGACTGACTTCTTCATGATCCCTTCTTCAGATGTCTTACTCTGTGAGGAAATGGCATCTTCAGTCAGTAACATTCCTCACTCACCTCTTGATGCGCCAAATGAGATTGCACGACTGGGTAGGAGTACCTTACAGTCACTTCAAAGGCTCGGACATCATCTTGATCAGCTGTCACCTGAAACCACACACTCAATTCAAAAACATTGTAATGATCTGATTGGCTGTATCTCTGGTCAGCTGGACCAATGGGGAGATGTAGAGGATGAAATGACGTCAGCTGGTTCAGCGACTGATACATACAGTAGAAACACATGGCTGGAGGAAGCTATTGGCAAGGTGGATGGAAGATTAAATGAGTATGAAG ATTACCTTGGTCAGCTCTTGTCATCCCATGACCTGTGGGAGGAAGAGTCATGGATAGAATGTCTAGAAAGGAACACTGCCATTTTGGCTAATCCAAG GTTTGTCAAACAGCTTATTGACATTGTCATGGTGATGGATCAACAATACTTTTCTGAGGGTATAATTCAGAGAGTTTTAAAG GTCTTCCTTGCCAGCTACGCACCTCTGCCGTTCTTGCTTCAGAACACACTCCGGGATCATCTTTGGACTCAGTCGGCTGGAGTCACCATCTTCACCAGACACCCAGTGCAGAACGTAGACCATGAGTTAACCTCCATCTTTAACAGACTGGTCGCCTTGGCGCAGGGTCTGGAAAACACTGAG GTTTTCCGAGCATTATCCTGCGTGGCCATACAATCTCCCACTAAAACCTTACACCAGGCTGTCCAGAGAGCAGTTTCTAATGCATCAGTATGCCAAGCAGTTTGTCAG gttttgcAGGCTATGCCCTCACTGGCGACCTTCAAACTTCATGGAGATCAGTGGCCATTACTGTGTCACCTCATCCTGGAAGCTGGTGGGAACCTGTCAACTTCAACAAATGAGGAAGCAAATCTCTTACAGCTGGTAACCACAATACTGCAG CCATACAGACCGTTTCTGGATCCACTATGTCCATTCTGGATGCCACCAGTTCTTTCTACTCAAGCAGTTTGCCAAGTATGTGTTTTGCCAAATCTTGAAACctctccacaaaatggcggtcGGATGGACATTATGACAGCTTTGAAACTACTTAAGGAGTTACTGAACATAAGAAACAATTCTGATCCGATGATAAACGTCCTAGGATCCTCACCGTTTCCCATCATGCTTTGCCTTTGTGACCTCCTCGATGGTTGTCATCTTCTCTGGGATGGTGTCGTCACGGCAGCACAGAGTACTGATGTGAAGGAAGTTGTGCTTTGCCTTCTGGGATGGATTGCGAGAATCATCAAGGAGAAGCATAATCAAG GCAATAACTGCGCAGAACATGGGGTAGCCTGGCTCTTGAACCGTGTCTCTGTCACACTACACTGGACGACATCTCTCTATCTGAACGAGTTACTGTCAGAGTTACTGCCTCAGCAAAAAAAG ACTATTCCAGAGTGCTTGTTCGATATCTGCAACTTCCCTGATCCTGCCTGGTATCCTGTAGCATCTGATGACACTTCAA GAGCTCTACCTTTGGTTGAGACACTGACAGATTTACTACAGTGTAGTCGAGTTTCAGACAAAATGGTTGACATTTTGGTCCag GGTCTTCAAGTGAAGGAGATTCCCCATCAGAGTTTCCAAGAGGCACTCACACTGGCCCTCGTACAGGTGTTGCCCCACTGCATCATGGGAGAATGGCAATGCATCATGGGAATGCTGAAGCAACTTCTAGCCAATGAGGTCCTCTGCGTGCCATGCAGCACGCAGTTTTTGACAGAACTTCCTATGGTGAATATATCAG GGTTCAAAGTTCACCTCAGCCTTTCTCAGCTGCTTCTATCAGTGATGCAACTTCTGACCAGCCCCTGCTGTCAAGACTGGGCAACCCCACAGCTTCTCCATCATGTGACCCGTTGCCATGTTAACACCATGCAG AATTTAACCTCTGAGATATTGACCTCTGACCTTCACAATGAATCAGCGAGACTGTTTGTGATTGGTCAGTTCTTTTGCCACACATGTGAGGTGATCAGTGTACTACCAACACACGAACTGAAGGAACAAGTTTTCGTCTTGACATTGCAGTTCATGTCACATCTGGAGGAAATGATGAATCATTCAAAAGATGTAAATCAAGAGTGGACTAATCAGAAGGCACTATTGGAACTTATAGCAAATCAGAAGCTAGCAGGCGAGCAGAAGAGAACACTTCTTCAAAAGATCATCAATATATCATAA
- the LOC139948511 gene encoding uncharacterized protein isoform X1, whose protein sequence is MHRCQFLSKLMQRGHPLSLCRYFFQDVAAARPRSLSAPKNRSKLMRSNLGVKMSSIRTKSKMVAENSEVLEQNSPGKEDGNNEENKNNGGSSSSMSSRNSSSSNRSSRNRSARNSSSRNSSSVSMPLTSVVDDAAVSLDKLTTEERSIYRLHKEACKAGEDAYTDPSTGYVVLTQPYHIARGKCCGSCCRHCPYSHENVLERYRTKKFNTAFYV, encoded by the exons ATGCATCGTTGTCAGTTTCTATCAAAATTGATGCAGAGAGGGCATCCTCTTTCACTCTGTAGATATTTCTTCCAAGATGTAGCAGCTGCTCGACCAAGAAGTTTGTCCGCTCCAAAGAACAGATCTAAACTGATGAGGTCGAATCTCGGCGTAAAAATGTCTTCAATCAGAACTAAGAGCAAAATGGTAGCAGAGAACAGCGAAGTTTTGGAACAGAATTCACCGGGAAAGGAAGATGGAaacaatgaagaaaacaaaaacaatggagGATCTTCTTCTTCGATGTCTTCTAGGAATTCGTCTTCTAGTAATCGGTCTTCTAGGAATCGGTCTGCCAGGAATTCGTCTTCAAGGAATTCATCTTCTGTTTCTATGCCGTTGACTTCCGTCGTTGATGATGCAGCAGTGTCATTGGATAAATTAACGACAGAAGAGAGGAGCATTTACAGATTACATAAGGAGGCTTGCAAA GCTGGCGAGGATGCTTACACAGATCCAAGTACAGGATATGTTGTTCTGACTCAGCCGTACCACATCGCTAGGGGCAAATGCTGTGGCAGTTGTTGTCGACAT TGTCCATACAGTCATGAGAATGTTCTAGAGAGGTATCGAACAAAGAAATTCAACACTGCCTTCTATGTGTAA
- the LOC139948511 gene encoding uncharacterized protein isoform X2 has product MHRCQFLSKLMQRGHPLSLCRYFFQDVAAARPRSLSAPKNRSKLMRSNLGVKMSSIRTKSKMVAENSEVLEQNSPGKEDGNNEENKNNGGSSSSMSSRNSSSSNRSSRNRSARNSSSRNSSSVSMPLTSVVDDAAVSLDKLTTEERSIYRLHKEACKAGEDAYTDPSTGYVVLTQPYHIARGKCCGSCCRHVSMKLTSTDDDSLAF; this is encoded by the exons ATGCATCGTTGTCAGTTTCTATCAAAATTGATGCAGAGAGGGCATCCTCTTTCACTCTGTAGATATTTCTTCCAAGATGTAGCAGCTGCTCGACCAAGAAGTTTGTCCGCTCCAAAGAACAGATCTAAACTGATGAGGTCGAATCTCGGCGTAAAAATGTCTTCAATCAGAACTAAGAGCAAAATGGTAGCAGAGAACAGCGAAGTTTTGGAACAGAATTCACCGGGAAAGGAAGATGGAaacaatgaagaaaacaaaaacaatggagGATCTTCTTCTTCGATGTCTTCTAGGAATTCGTCTTCTAGTAATCGGTCTTCTAGGAATCGGTCTGCCAGGAATTCGTCTTCAAGGAATTCATCTTCTGTTTCTATGCCGTTGACTTCCGTCGTTGATGATGCAGCAGTGTCATTGGATAAATTAACGACAGAAGAGAGGAGCATTTACAGATTACATAAGGAGGCTTGCAAA GCTGGCGAGGATGCTTACACAGATCCAAGTACAGGATATGTTGTTCTGACTCAGCCGTACCACATCGCTAGGGGCAAATGCTGTGGCAGTTGTTGTCGACATGTGAGTATGAAATTAACATCGACAGATGACGACAGTTTGGCATTTTAG